From a region of the Thalassospira sp. TSL5-1 genome:
- a CDS encoding TRAP transporter substrate-binding protein has product MTFSTPAKVFAAALCISGLTAFSAQAAEFVAKIGHLESAQQSRNIYLEKVAKLVNERTDGNVEFEIYPQGQLGNQRQMTEGTQLGVLEATVSPAAFLGGFNPAVSVLDIPYLMPQDFKQAQAIRDSAFGKELLASFSSKGVVAIGLWPNGFKQFTSNKPIENWKEFAGQKFRVMDSNILIEQFKAMDASAIALPFGELYTSLQMGVVDGEENPLDTIERMKYYEVQKNLVVSDHGAMEDVILFNDAFWNSLPENYRKVIVETFHEVIPDLVKDKADKVAAALEVVKQNGMNVRVATPEERKALREEVYPATKAAYVERAGDEGKKLIDLYEKAYADVVGK; this is encoded by the coding sequence AGTTTGTTGCAAAGATCGGCCATCTGGAATCGGCGCAGCAAAGCCGTAACATCTATTTGGAAAAAGTTGCCAAGCTGGTGAATGAACGCACCGACGGCAATGTTGAGTTTGAAATCTACCCGCAGGGTCAGCTTGGCAATCAGCGCCAGATGACCGAAGGCACCCAGCTTGGCGTGCTTGAGGCGACGGTTTCCCCGGCGGCTTTCCTGGGCGGGTTTAACCCGGCGGTTTCGGTTCTCGATATTCCCTATCTGATGCCGCAGGATTTCAAGCAGGCACAGGCGATTCGTGACAGCGCGTTTGGCAAGGAACTGCTGGCCTCTTTCTCGTCAAAGGGTGTGGTTGCCATTGGCCTGTGGCCGAACGGCTTTAAGCAGTTCACCTCGAACAAGCCGATTGAAAACTGGAAAGAATTTGCCGGTCAGAAATTCCGCGTGATGGATTCCAACATCCTGATCGAACAGTTCAAGGCAATGGATGCTTCGGCAATTGCCCTGCCGTTTGGTGAACTTTACACCTCGCTTCAGATGGGTGTTGTCGATGGGGAAGAAAACCCGCTCGATACCATCGAACGCATGAAATATTACGAAGTTCAGAAGAACCTTGTTGTTTCCGACCACGGTGCAATGGAAGACGTGATCCTGTTTAACGACGCTTTCTGGAATTCGCTGCCGGAAAACTATCGCAAGGTCATTGTTGAGACCTTCCACGAAGTGATCCCTGACCTGGTCAAGGACAAGGCTGACAAGGTCGCAGCCGCCTTGGAAGTGGTTAAACAGAACGGCATGAATGTGCGTGTTGCGACCCCGGAAGAGCGTAAAGCCCTGCGTGAGGAAGTTTATCCCGCGACCAAGGCTGCTTATGTCGAGCGTGCCGGTGATGAAGGCAAAAAGCTGATCGACCTTTACGAGAAGGCTTACGCCGACGTCGTTGGTAAGTAA
- a CDS encoding TRAP transporter small permease: MTTLLKVLRTTERIFLVTIFLLMVGLFTLGVVVREVAPQYSSDFSWIDEAVQMLNLFLVFCALGLALERKRHVGVTTFRDSLSPGKRKVVFALIDLTGVLFSIYTTRLGIEMVQFVFASGQHSPTLNIPMGWIYLAPTIGFALLGLRYALSLFGVIDRFTPDNASSSATPEKGAA, encoded by the coding sequence ATGACGACGCTTTTAAAGGTTCTTAGAACGACCGAGCGTATTTTTCTTGTTACCATCTTTTTGTTGATGGTCGGGCTTTTTACCCTTGGCGTTGTGGTGCGCGAGGTTGCCCCGCAATATTCCAGCGATTTTTCCTGGATCGACGAAGCTGTACAGATGCTTAATCTGTTTCTGGTTTTCTGTGCGCTGGGTTTGGCGCTTGAACGCAAACGGCATGTGGGTGTCACCACGTTTCGCGATTCCCTTTCCCCTGGCAAACGCAAAGTCGTTTTTGCCCTGATCGATCTGACCGGTGTTTTATTTTCGATTTATACCACCCGTCTTGGCATCGAAATGGTGCAGTTTGTGTTTGCATCCGGCCAGCACAGCCCGACATTGAATATTCCAATGGGCTGGATTTATCTGGCACCAACCATCGGGTTTGCCCTTTTGGGCCTGCGTTATGCCCTGAGCCTGTTTGGCGTGATCGACCGTTTCACCCCGGATAATGCCAGTAGCTCCGCCACGCCCGAAAAAGGAGCCGCATGA
- a CDS encoding TRAP transporter large permease, whose product MMLIAIIAATVVLMALGFEMLLVLGLPTLAIKEVFYGRLPDVVFVQKLLGGINHSTLLAIPFFLFAAQLMASGQITRRLMGLVSAMLGHTRGGIGHTVIGGSMAFGSVSGSAPATVAALGGMVYPELRKSGYSEKFSLGLIVSSAETALLIPPSITFIVYGWMTGTSVAQLFAGGLAIGVVLALIFAALVMFHASRQNVTARPRVPWKQRIDALVAAGWALGMPLIILGGIYSGTFTPTEAAAVSVVYAIFVEAAVYRELGFRKLVDTCEASAISTAVIFILLAFGGVLSFFVTLAHVPTAISSFLAAIDAGPILFLLILNVCFLIAGMFIDPNSALLILVPPLFPVATSLGIDPVHLGMIVTLNISLGMITPPFGLDLFVASSTLDKPVTKIIAGVWPFVVANLIALLIVTYIPQISLFIPNLLFR is encoded by the coding sequence ATGATGCTGATTGCGATTATTGCCGCGACTGTCGTTCTGATGGCGCTTGGCTTTGAAATGCTGCTGGTGCTTGGCCTGCCCACGCTGGCCATCAAGGAAGTTTTTTACGGGCGCCTTCCCGATGTGGTGTTTGTTCAAAAACTGCTGGGCGGTATTAACCATTCAACCCTGCTTGCCATTCCATTTTTCCTGTTTGCCGCCCAGTTGATGGCATCGGGCCAGATCACCCGTCGTTTGATGGGGTTGGTCAGCGCGATGCTGGGGCATACACGCGGTGGTATCGGCCACACTGTTATTGGCGGGTCGATGGCATTTGGGTCGGTGTCCGGTTCGGCTCCGGCAACGGTGGCGGCCCTTGGTGGTATGGTTTACCCGGAATTGCGCAAAAGCGGCTATTCGGAAAAATTCAGCCTGGGCCTGATTGTTTCAAGTGCCGAAACCGCGCTTTTGATTCCGCCCTCGATCACCTTCATTGTGTATGGCTGGATGACGGGCACGTCGGTCGCACAGCTATTTGCCGGTGGCCTTGCCATTGGGGTTGTGCTGGCGCTGATTTTTGCCGCCCTGGTAATGTTTCATGCCTCCCGCCAAAATGTAACTGCCCGCCCGCGTGTGCCCTGGAAACAGCGCATTGATGCTCTGGTCGCGGCTGGCTGGGCGCTGGGCATGCCGTTGATTATTCTGGGTGGTATTTATTCGGGGACATTCACCCCGACCGAAGCCGCCGCCGTCAGCGTGGTTTACGCCATTTTTGTTGAGGCGGCGGTGTATCGCGAACTTGGCTTTCGCAAGCTGGTTGATACTTGCGAAGCCAGTGCCATCTCGACAGCTGTGATTTTTATCCTGCTGGCTTTTGGTGGTGTGCTGTCGTTCTTTGTGACCCTGGCGCATGTTCCGACCGCCATTTCGTCTTTTCTGGCCGCAATTGATGCCGGACCGATCCTGTTTTTGCTGATCCTGAATGTCTGCTTCTTGATTGCCGGCATGTTCATTGATCCCAATTCAGCCCTGCTGATTTTGGTGCCGCCACTGTTTCCGGTTGCGACCAGCCTAGGCATTGATCCGGTACATCTGGGCATGATTGTCACGCTCAATATCAGCCTGGGCATGATCACACCGCCCTTTGGTCTCGATCTGTTTGTGGCGTCATCGACGCTGGATAAGCCCGTGACCAAGATCATTGCCGGGGTTTGGCCCTTTGTGGTGGCGAACCTGATTGCGTTGCTGATCGTCACCTACATTCCGCAGATTTCGCTGTTTATTCCCAACCTGTTATTTAGGTAA
- a CDS encoding dihydroorotate dehydrogenase electron transfer subunit gives MTAAVLHVTPDSIPANERVFESECLVKSNTPVNNDYRLLILDAPAEILNCTPGQFFHIQCPVRGGHHPYLRRPMSIYGYFPEKGELQFLYKIAGEGTAALAELKTGESLNVVGPLGQGFHIADNWQNLLLLARGVGLATLAPLALEAQRLGKKLTAICSARSPELLMSIDYFRDLGAEIITVTDSEGTSDLAHLQGVIEGLIADQGIDAFYTCGSNRLLKLLQEIGAKHGIPGEIALEQQMACGLGMCQCCVRSFRAESGIVHKRVCKEGPVFDLQEAMGW, from the coding sequence ATGACTGCCGCTGTCCTACATGTAACGCCGGATTCCATTCCGGCGAACGAACGGGTATTTGAAAGTGAATGCCTGGTCAAAAGCAATACGCCGGTAAATAACGACTATCGGCTGCTGATCCTCGATGCCCCGGCCGAGATCCTGAACTGCACGCCGGGCCAGTTTTTCCACATCCAGTGCCCGGTGCGCGGGGGCCATCATCCCTATCTGCGCCGCCCCATGAGCATCTATGGCTATTTCCCGGAAAAGGGCGAATTGCAGTTTCTCTATAAAATCGCAGGCGAGGGGACCGCTGCGTTAGCGGAGCTTAAAACCGGCGAAAGCCTGAATGTTGTGGGGCCGTTAGGCCAGGGCTTTCATATTGCTGATAACTGGCAAAACCTGTTGTTGTTAGCCCGTGGTGTGGGGCTGGCAACGCTGGCACCGCTGGCGTTGGAAGCACAGCGCCTGGGCAAAAAACTAACCGCGATTTGTAGTGCCCGTTCGCCTGAATTGCTGATGTCGATTGATTATTTCCGTGATTTGGGCGCGGAGATTATTACCGTCACCGATAGCGAAGGGACGTCTGATCTGGCCCATTTGCAGGGCGTGATTGAAGGCCTGATTGCCGATCAGGGGATTGACGCCTTTTATACCTGTGGGTCCAACCGATTGTTGAAGCTGCTTCAGGAAATCGGCGCCAAACATGGCATTCCTGGCGAAATTGCCCTGGAACAGCAAATGGCCTGCGGGCTGGGCATGTGCCAGTGCTGTGTGCGCTCTTTCCGGGCGGAAAGCGGCATTGTGCATAAACGGGTGTGCAAGGAAGGCCCTGTATTTGACCTTCAGGAGGCAATGGGATGGTAG
- a CDS encoding dihydroorotate dehydrogenase has translation MVDLSVQIGDLCLKNPIMPASGTFSEDLVTVFDLNLLGALVTKTITRGIRQGNPTPRVCEVSGSMLNSIGIPSKGVGQFIANMVPFYQAYNSPLVVSISGNTADEFARLCEEISVPGVAAIEVNISCPNIEEDGKAFAMRPASTLDVMRKLRAATDLPLWAKLTPNTGETSDVARAAEEGGADALVVSNTMLSMSIDVHSRKPRLGNLMGGLSGPSLKPISLRMAYQCAKAVDIPVIGCGGISTIDDVLEYLIAGASAVQVGTATFIHPTVMVQMIGELEAYLRTHNIASVRDLIGSVRDEEAADTVVFMEAAP, from the coding sequence ATGGTAGATCTTTCCGTTCAAATCGGCGATTTGTGCCTGAAAAATCCGATTATGCCCGCCTCGGGGACATTCTCCGAGGATCTGGTGACGGTGTTTGACCTGAATTTGCTGGGCGCGCTGGTAACAAAAACCATCACGCGCGGCATTCGTCAGGGCAACCCAACGCCGCGTGTGTGCGAAGTGTCGGGATCGATGCTGAATTCCATTGGCATTCCCAGCAAGGGTGTTGGGCAGTTTATTGCCAATATGGTGCCGTTTTATCAGGCCTATAACAGCCCGCTGGTGGTTAGCATTTCTGGCAACACCGCCGATGAATTTGCTCGCCTGTGCGAAGAAATCAGTGTGCCGGGTGTGGCGGCGATCGAGGTCAATATTTCCTGCCCCAATATCGAGGAAGACGGCAAGGCCTTTGCCATGCGCCCGGCATCGACGCTGGATGTGATGCGCAAATTGCGTGCTGCGACCGACTTGCCGTTATGGGCGAAATTAACCCCCAATACCGGCGAAACATCGGACGTCGCCCGTGCCGCCGAGGAAGGCGGGGCCGATGCCCTGGTGGTTTCAAACACCATGCTGTCCATGTCGATTGACGTGCACTCGCGCAAACCGCGTTTGGGGAATTTGATGGGCGGGCTTTCTGGCCCGTCGCTAAAACCGATCAGCCTGCGCATGGCCTATCAGTGCGCCAAGGCGGTGGATATTCCCGTTATTGGCTGTGGCGGCATTTCCACCATTGATGATGTGCTGGAATATTTGATTGCCGGGGCATCTGCCGTGCAGGTGGGGACGGCGACCTTCATTCATCCGACTGTGATGGTGCAAATGATTGGCGAATTGGAAGCCTATCTGCGCACGCACAATATCGCTTCGGTCCGGGATCTGATTGGCAGCGTCCGTGACGAGGAAGCCGCCGACACCGTTGTCTTTATGGAGGCCGCACCATGA
- a CDS encoding Zn-dependent hydrolase: MNTIVPRSTFSQQDRDLVASLFADIGAQTADTEGVSRPAYSAIETATIDYLVEFARKHGLEVEFDAACNALFSLPEDKAAEKFVLVGSHADSVPNGGNFDGLAGILAGLMCLVRAKNEGRRFSRPVKVIALRGEESAWYGPCYIGSKALFGLLGSTELSARHKGDNRPLADHMAEIGIDMAPVKAGEKLFDPSRLLAYVELHIEQGPLLVNKDLPVANVSGIRGNFRHKAITCIGEAGHSGAVPRAYRRDPVLAAADLFTRLDDDWDTILQKGDDLVLTSGVVGTDPQKHAIARIPDSISFSLDVRSQDASTLDAMRDLLRAHMRIVERNRKVRFELDDELGVAPALCDGDVVAGISAAMRRLGFEDYVMPSGAGHDAAVFANNGVPTGMIFIRNRNGSHNPREAMEIDDFMAASSVLYEYLIHSEAA, encoded by the coding sequence ATGAACACTATCGTTCCGCGATCAACCTTTTCGCAGCAGGACCGTGACCTTGTTGCCAGCCTGTTTGCCGATATTGGTGCACAAACCGCCGATACCGAAGGGGTTAGCCGCCCGGCTTATTCGGCCATTGAAACGGCCACGATTGATTATCTGGTGGAATTCGCCCGCAAACACGGGCTTGAAGTTGAATTTGATGCCGCCTGCAATGCGCTGTTTTCCCTGCCCGAAGACAAGGCGGCGGAGAAATTTGTGCTGGTTGGGTCACACGCCGATAGCGTGCCCAATGGCGGCAATTTTGATGGGTTGGCCGGTATTCTCGCCGGGTTGATGTGCCTGGTGCGTGCCAAAAACGAAGGCCGCCGCTTTTCCCGCCCGGTCAAGGTGATTGCCCTGCGCGGCGAGGAAAGTGCTTGGTACGGCCCGTGTTATATTGGCTCCAAGGCGCTGTTTGGCCTTTTGGGTTCAACGGAGCTTTCGGCTCGCCACAAGGGTGATAATCGCCCGCTGGCCGATCATATGGCCGAGATTGGCATTGATATGGCCCCGGTGAAGGCAGGGGAAAAGCTGTTTGATCCGTCGCGCCTGCTGGCCTATGTCGAACTGCATATCGAACAGGGTCCGCTGCTGGTGAACAAGGATTTGCCAGTCGCCAATGTGTCGGGCATTCGCGGTAATTTCCGCCACAAGGCGATTACGTGCATTGGCGAAGCGGGCCATTCCGGTGCGGTGCCGCGTGCCTATCGCCGGGACCCGGTGCTGGCCGCAGCGGACCTGTTCACCCGCCTGGATGACGACTGGGACACCATTTTGCAAAAGGGCGATGACCTGGTTTTAACCAGTGGTGTTGTCGGTACCGATCCGCAAAAGCACGCCATTGCCCGTATTCCCGATAGCATATCCTTTAGTCTGGATGTGCGCAGCCAGGATGCTTCAACGCTGGACGCGATGCGCGATTTGCTGCGTGCCCATATGCGCATTGTTGAACGCAACCGCAAAGTCCGGTTTGAACTGGACGACGAACTGGGCGTGGCCCCGGCCCTGTGCGATGGCGATGTGGTGGCGGGTATTTCGGCTGCCATGCGCCGCCTTGGGTTTGAGGATTATGTCATGCCCAGCGGGGCGGGGCATGATGCCGCCGTTTTTGCCAATAACGGGGTTCCGACCGGCATGATCTTTATTCGTAACCGGAACGGATCACACAACCCGCGCGAAGCAATGGAGATTGATGACTTCATGGCGGCAAGCTCGGTTTTGTA